The sequence below is a genomic window from Streptosporangium lutulentum.
GCTGAAGAACGGGCTGCCGGTGGCCGGATCCTTCGACGCCGGGTCGCAGACGCCCACGGCGTGGACGTGGAAGCCGTGGTAACCGGGCGGCAGGCCCTTGGCCATGACGGCGAGCTTGGTCTTGCCCCCGCCCGCGTCGGCCACGACCATCACACCGACGTTCTTGCCGTTGACGTCCTTGATGTCGGCGTGAGCCGCCGGGACGGGCGCGCCGGACGGGCTCGGCGACGACGCCGCGGAGACCGGGCCCGCTGTGACCATCCCCATACCGAGTGCGGAGACCAGTGCCAGTTGGATCTTGTGATGCATGAGAACCCCCGAACGACAGTCGAGCTCCTCTGCGGTCTGGAGAAGCCCGTCCAGGTCTTCTACCTCAGAAGATACCGGGCGGCCCCGTAGCCACGCCGTGGCGACCACCACCGAACCGGACGACAGAAGGCGCCGGACCCTCGCGGGGTCCGGCGCCTTCTCGTACGGCGGGCGGGTTACGCGCGCTTGGCGCGGGCGGCGGAACGGCCGCGGGCGTTGGCGTCCAGGACGACCTTGCGGATGCGCACGGTCTCCGGGGTGATCTCCACGCACTCGTCCTCGCGGATGAACTCCAGAGCCTGCTCCAGCGAGAGCTGACGCGGCGGGATCAGGGTCTCCGTCGTGTCGCTGGTGGAGGAGCGCATGTTGGTGAGCTTCTTCTCCTTGGTGATGTTCACGTCCATGTCGTCGGCGCGTGAGTTCTCACCGATGATCATGCCCTCGTAGACCTCGGTCGTCGGAGTGACGAACAGGACGCCGCGCTCCTGCAGGTTCAGCATGGCGAACGCGGTCACCGGGCCGGACCGGTCGGCCACCAGTGAGCCGTTGTTGCGGGTGCGCAGCTCGCCGAACCACGGCTCGTAGCCCTCGAACACGTGGTTCACGATGCCGGTGCCGCGGGTCTCGGTGAGGAACTCGGTCCGGAAGCCGATCAGACCGCGGGCCGGGACCACGAACTCCATCCGGATCCAGCCGGTACCGTGGTTGGTCATGTGCTCCATGCGGCCCTTGCGGACCGCCAGGAGCTGGGTGATCGCCCCGAGGTACTCCTCCGGGCAGTCGATGGTCACGCGCTCGACCGGCTCGTGGAGCTTGCCGTCGACGGTCTTGGTGACCACCTGCGGCTTGCCGACGGTCAGCTCGTAGCCCTCGCGGCGCATCTGCTCGACCAGGATGGCCAGCGCCAGCTCACCACGACCCTGCACCTCCCAGGCGTCGGGACGCTCGGTCGGCAGGACGCGCAGCGACACGTTGCCGATGAGCTCCTTGTCGAGGCGATCCTTGACCATGCGGGCGGTGACCTTGGAACCCTTGACCCGGCCGACCATCGGCGAGGTGTTGGTGCCGATGGTCATGGAGATCGCGGGCTCGTCGACCGTGATCAGCGGCAGCGGGCGCGGGTCGTCGGGGTCGGCCAGCGTCTCACCGATCATGATGTCCGGGATGCCGGCGATCGCGATGATGTCGCCGGGGCCCGCCTCCTCGGCGGGCTTGCGCTCCAGCGCGTCGGTCATCAGCAGCTCGGTGATCTTCACCTTCTGGATGGTGCCGTCGGTGCGGCACCAGGCGACCTGCTGGCCCTTCTTGATGGTGCCCTGGTGGACGCGGCAGAGCGCGATCCGGCCCAGGTAGGACGAGGCGTCCAGGTTGGTGACGTGCGCCTGCAGCGGGGCGGTGGGGTCGTAGGTCGGGGCCGGGATCGTGTTCTTGATGACCTCGAACAGCGGCTCGAGGTCCTCGGAGTCCGGCATGCCGGCGTCCTCGGGACGGTTCAGCGAGGCGCGACCGGCCTTGGCCGAGGCGTAGACGATCGGGAAGTCGATCTGCTCCTCGGTGGCGTCGAGATCCATGAAGAGCTCGTAGACCTCGTCCACGACCTCCTTGATCCGGGAGTCGGGGCGGTCGACCTTGTTGATGCACAGGATGACCGGCATCTTCGCGGCGAACGCCTTGCGCAGCACGAACCGGGTCTGCGGCAGCGGACCCTCGGAGGCGTCCACCAGCAGCACGACGCCGTCCACCATCGACAGACCCCGCTCGACCTCGCCGCCGAAGTCGGCGTGACCGGGCGTGTCGATGATGTTGAGGGTCATACCGCCGTGTTTGACGGCCGTGTTCTTCGCGAGAATGGTGATGCCCTTCTCGCGCTCAAGGTCGTTGGAGTCCATGACGCGGTCGTCCACGTCCTGGTTGACGCGGAAGGCACCGGACTGCCAGAGCATGGCATCCACGAGAGTGGTCTTGCCGTGGTCGACGTGCGCGATGATCGCGATGTTCCGCAGGTCGTCGCGGCTGTTCAAAGGCATGATGGAGTCTCACTCTGTGATCGTGGAGGCTGGCCGCGGACCGTGCGGCCTTCCCATTTTAGTTGATCCGGCCAATCACTCTCACGTCTCTGCCATATGGAGTGCGCTAATTCACCCTTTGGACACCCTTTCGCCGTACGGATCGGAGCAGTTCTCCTGTAGGCGGAACTGGCATGATCCGCCTACTTGATCCGGTACGAGAATCTCCGTGAACTCCCGCCCAGGTCGCGTTCGCGATCTCCGTGACGGGCATGTCCGGTCGTGCCCGGACGTGGGGCGTTCCCTAAGCTCGAAACCATGCCTCTCGCGCCATCGTTCTCCGTGATGTTCAGGACCCGGGACAACGTGCGGATCGACGCCGCGCACACCCCGTCGCGCGGAGCGGATGACCTCGGGATCGTTCTGGCCCACGGTTTCACCGGATCGCTCAGGGAACGCTCCACGCGAAGGATCGCCCACGTGCTCAGCGGATTCGGCGGGGTGATCTCGTTCGACTTCCGGGGGCACGGCCGTTCCGGCGGCGAGTCGACCGTGGGAGACCTGGAGATCCTCGACATGGACGCGGCGGTACGGCACGCGCGGACGATCGGTTACGCCAGGGTCGCGGTCGTCGGGTTCTCGATGGGCGGGGCGGTGGCCGTACGGCACGCGGGGGTGCTGGGCGGGGTGGACGCGGTGACGGCGGTGAGCGCGCCCGCGCGGTGGTACTACCGGGGGACCCGGCCGATGAGGCAGGTGCACTGGGCGATCGAGCGGCCGCTGGGGCGGTGGGCCGCGAGGGTGGGGAAGCGGACGAGGATCATGAAGGGCGTGTGGGATCCGTTGCCGCTGGCCCCGTACGAAGCCGCCGCGAAGATCTCGCCGACGCCGCTGCTGGTCGTGCACGGTGACGCGGACGCCTTCTTCCCCCTCGATCACCCCCACCAGATCTACGAGGCCGCCCGGGAACCCAAGGAACTGTGGATCGAACCCGGGTACGGCCACGCGGAGTCGGCCGCCACGCCCGAGTTGATCCGCAGGATCGGGGAATGGACCAGCACCAGGTCCTGATCTTTCGAGGCGGGGACGAATCCGGTGCGGCACCGGGCAAGGGGGACATCGTGGGTCGCGTACTGGTGCTCAACGCCGGGTCCTCCTCGGTGAAATACCAGATTCGGTCCGGTGCCGAACGGCTGGCGTCGGGGACGGTGGAGCGGATCGGCGAGCCCGGATCGCCGGCGGCCGACCACGAGGCGGCCCTGGGGATCGTCGCGGGCGAGCTCGCGGAGCGGGACCTGGGGTTCGACTCCCCGGAGCTCACCGCGATCGGGCACCGGGTGGTGCACGGCGGCACGGTCTTCACCGAGCCGACACCGATCACCGACGAGGTGGTCAGGGGGATCGAGGCGCTCATCCCGCTCGCCCCCCTGCACAACCCGGCCAACCTGGCGTGCATCGAGGTCACCCGGAGGCTCCGTCCCGATCTGCCGCAGGTCGCCGTCTTCGACACCGCCTTCCACGCCACGATCCCCCCTGCCGCCTCGACCTACGCGATCGACCGTGAGACCGCCGTACGGCTGGGCATCCGCCGCTACGGCTTCCACGGCACCTCACACGCCTACGTCTCCCGCAAGGCGGCCCTCCTCGCCGCCGGGTCCCCGGCCAACGTGATCGTGCTGCACCTCGGCAACGGGGCCAGTGCCTCGGCGGTGTCGGCCGGGCGCTGCGTGGACACCTCGATGGGCATGACACCGCTGGAAGGTCTCGTCATGGGGACCCGCAGCGGCGACCTGGACCCAGAGGTGATCTTCCACCTGAGCCGGCGGGAAGGACTGTCCATCGACGAGATCGACAGGCTGCTCAACCGGCGCAGCGGCATGCTCGGCCTCTGCGGGGACAACGACATGCGCGCGGTGCAGGAGCGGGTGGCCGACGGAGATCCGGACGCGGAGCTGGCCCTGTCGGTCTACTGCCACCGGCTGCGCAAGTACATCGGCGCCTATTACGCCGTGCTCGGCGCGGTGGACGTCATCGCCTTCACCGGGGGCGTGGGGGAGAACTCGGCGCCGGTCAGGGAGAGGGCGCTGACCGGCCTGAGCGCGCTCGGCATCGCCGTGGACCCCGTACGCAACGGGCGCGGCGAGTCGCTGATCTCGCCCGACGGCGCGCTCGTGAAGGTCGCGGTGATCCCCACGGACGAGGAGTTCGAGATCGCCGAGCAAACTCTTGGCGTCGTGGAGCGAACCAATCTCGAATAAAGCACGTCTACTTACAGCGGATGGATGAAATCCGCCAGGAGAAGTCCGTGGGACACGAATTACTACTTAGTGGTGGTCGTGGGACATACTTCATGTAGTTGAGCGGTAGCCCAGCGTCGCGGGGGCGTGCTGGGCCGTCCATCGGCAGGTGTGCTTGTACGGCTCACACGTGTGAGCCGTACAAGCACACTCAGGTCTCAGCCCAGGCGGGCGATCGACTTGTACTCCAGGTAGGCCGAGAGTCCCTCGGGGCCGAGCTCGCGGCCGAGGCCGCTGCTCTTGAACCCGCCGAAGGGCGAGCTGGTCTCGATCATGAAGAGGTTGACGCCGTAGGTGCCGGCGCGCACCTGGCGGGCCACGTCCATGCCGTGCTCGGTGTCGGCGGTCCACACCGTGCCGGCCAGGCCGTAGTCGCTGTCGTTGGCGATCCTGATCGCGTCGGCCTCGTCCGTGTAGGGGATCACGGTCAGGACCGGACCGAAGATCTCCTCGCGGGCGATGCGCATCTCGTTGGTGGCTCCGGCGAAGACGGTCGGGGCCACGTACCAGCCGCGCTTGTGGGGACGGTCCAGGCCGCCGACGACCGGCTTGGCGCCCTCGTCGATGCCGATCCTGATGTAGTCCTCGACCCGTTGCTGCTGCCGCTGGGCGACCAGCGGGCCGATGCCGGTGGCGGGGTCGGAGGGGTCGCCGACCGGCATGGCGCTGACCATCGCGGAGACCGCGTCGACGACCTCGTCGTAGCGGTTGCGCGAAGCCAGGATGCGGGTCTGGGCGATACAGGCCTGACCGTTGTTCATCATCGAGGCGACCGACAGGAATCCCATCGCGGAGGGCAGGTCGCAGTCGTCCAGGATGATCGCGGCGGACTTGCCGCCGAGTTCCAGGGTGCACCGCTTGAGCTGCTCGCCGCAGATGGCGGCGATGCGGCGGCCGGCCGCGGTGGAGCCGGTGAAGGCGACCTTGTCCACGCCGGGGTGGGAGACGAGGTGCTCGCCGGCCTCGCGCCCGGCGGCGACGATGTTGACGACGCCGTCGGGGATGCCCGCCTCCTTGACCATCTCGGCCAGCAGGTAGGAGTCGAGCGGGGTCTCGGGCGCGGGCTTCACGACGATCGTGCAGCCCGCGACGAGGGCGGGGGCCAGTTTGATCATGATGACGAACTGCGGGACGTTCCACGGGACCACGGCGGCGACCACGCCGACCGGCTCGCGGCGGACGACCACCGGCCCGAAGATGCCGGGGCGCTCCTCCTCGACGGGGAACGTCTTGCCGAGTTCGGCGTAGTACTGCAACATGCCGAGCGGCTGCGGGGCCTGTGCCATCTGGGAGAAAGTGATCGGGGAGCCCATCTCCAGCGTGATGAGCTCGGCCATCTCCACCTGGCGGCTCGCGTAGATCTCGGCGAGCCTGCCGACGACGGCGGCGCGCTCGGCCATCGTCATCCGGGGCCACGGGCCGTGGTCGAACGCCTGGCGGGCGGCGGCCACCGCGCGATCCATGTCAGCGGGGGTCCCGTCGGGAACGCGGCCGATGACTTCCTCGGTGTGGGGTGAGATGACGTCGATGGTCCCGGTGCCCGCGGGAGCCACCCAGTCGCCCCCGATGAACAGCGTGTCGTGCTGGAGCATGATGTGTTGCCTCCTGGTGGGCGGGCCAGAGTCAAACTTGAGCGAATGCTTGCTTGGACAAGTGTCATCCGCGAGGAAGGGCGCCACAAGCCCCGCCGTTGGTTGAGACCGAATCATGTTCTGTCATCGATGGCAAGGGCCGGGGCGCCGGGCGGACGTGTGCTCCCCGGTGCTCAGGTGACCCGAGGGGTCGGTGTGCAAAGATTGCCTCTGGTTGCCCCGGTGACATGCCAGGCTGTATCTATTTAAACCACCCCAAAGTGGTAAATAGTTCGTCAATAGTGCATGAGTTCCACCATTCCGGTGGCAAGCCTCAAGATCGTCTTCTATAGTTTCGCTCCGTTCGTGAGGGGGCTCTGGAGGTGAGCGAAGCGTGAGATCGAGTCGCTCAGCCACGCTGGGTGCCGTGCTCGCCCTGCTGCTTCTGACCCCGGTCATGGCCGGGGCCACCGCGCAGCGCGTCGCCAAACCCAACCCCGAGGCCGAGCTCAAGAAGCTGACCGGCGAGGCCGCCCAGCTCAACAAGGACTACCGGGGTCAGGTGCAGAGCCTGGAGGAGACCCGGGTCCAGGCGGGCAAGGCCACCGCCAGCGCGAAGAGCCTCAAGAGAGCCCTGGCGAGCGCCGAGGCCGACATCGCGCGCTTCGCCCAGACCACCTACATGGGCGGCGTGCTGGACGACGGCAGCCTGATGAGCTTCGACGGCGACGCCAACCTCGTCCTCGGCCAGGCGGCCACCATGTCCTACCTCGCCAGCCAGCGCGCCACCCAGCTCAACCGGATCAAGGAACTGATCAAGGATGCCAAGGCCGCCGAGAAGGCGGCCGACTCCAAGATCGCAAAGCTCAAGAAAGACATCACCGATCTCAAGAACCAGCGGGTCAGGATCGAGAGGCTCCTGGCCAAGTACGGCTTCCAGACCCCCTCGGGCAGCGACGGCCTGACCGCCCGAACGGTCACCATGCGCAACACGGTGCTCCAGAACTTCCCGATGCCCTACGGCTACGGCTGCCTGCGCCCGGGCGACCCCGGCGACCACGGCACCGGCCGGGCCTGCGACTTCATGATGAGCAGCGGCGGCAGCCTCCCGACCCAGGACGCCTTGGAGCGCGGGAACCGCCTGGCCCAGTGGGCGATCACCAACGGCAACCGCTTCGGGGTCATGTACATCATCTGGCAGCAGAAGTACTACGACGTCCGTACCGGCGCGGGGTGGAAGCTGATGTCCAACCGGGGCGGCAACACCGCCAACCACATGGACCACGTCCACATCTCGATGTTCTGAGCTGCCGGGCTTCTGACCTGCGGTGATTTCGTTTGGTGGGGCCCTCAGGGCACATCCGGGGCATGTTGGCCCTTCGCCCGCGCGTCCTCGACGACCTGTCTCATGCGGTCCTCTCTGGAGGGCATCAGGTGCGTGTAGGTCCGCAGGGTGAACCCGGGGTCCGCGTGCCCGAGGAAGTCGGCCACGGCCTTGATGGACACTGCGGGTGCCGATTAATCATCCGGGCAGTTCAAGCCGCATGTTGGTACTCCCGGAGGACGCCGCTGAGTCGATCATGTTGGCGGATGTCGAGGCGGGTGTTCCCGGCTGGGACGGTGCTGGGATCGGGAAGCGATCGGAGCGGAGCGGCCTGTCCGAGAGTTCGGTGTGGCCGGTGTTCGTCGTAGGACGTCTCGAACTCGCGCAGCGCGTGTAGAAGGTGGTGCTGGTTCCAGATCAGGGTGCGGTCCAACAGCTCGCGTCGACAGGTCTGGATCCAACGTTCCATGATCGAGTTCATCCGGGGTATTCGGATACCGGTCTTGATGGCCTGTATGTCGGCATCGGCCAGCACGGCGTCGAAGGCCGCGGTGAACGTGGAGTCGCGGTCGCGGATGAGGAACCTGGCCTGGCTGCCTGCCGCCGGAGCTTGTCCATTGGCAGATGGTGGAGCAGCCCTGAGAGTAGAAACCGGTCATCGGGCGTGAACACGGGCTTGGTCACCTGCCGCTGCAAGACCATCAACTGATGCCGTAGCGCCAGGAGCTCAAGCTCCTTGTCACGCTCGCTCAACGGCAGCAGCCGCATGAATGAGAACGTGTTCGTCACAGCGAGGTAGGCCAAACGTAGC
It includes:
- a CDS encoding integrase core domain-containing protein is translated as MLADADIQAIKTGIRIPRMNSIMERWIQTCRRELLDRTLIWNQHHLLHALREFETSYDEHRPHRTLGQAAPLRSLPDPSTVPAGNTRLDIRQHDRLSGVLREYQHAA
- a CDS encoding aldehyde dehydrogenase, with product MLQHDTLFIGGDWVAPAGTGTIDVISPHTEEVIGRVPDGTPADMDRAVAAARQAFDHGPWPRMTMAERAAVVGRLAEIYASRQVEMAELITLEMGSPITFSQMAQAPQPLGMLQYYAELGKTFPVEEERPGIFGPVVVRREPVGVVAAVVPWNVPQFVIMIKLAPALVAGCTIVVKPAPETPLDSYLLAEMVKEAGIPDGVVNIVAAGREAGEHLVSHPGVDKVAFTGSTAAGRRIAAICGEQLKRCTLELGGKSAAIILDDCDLPSAMGFLSVASMMNNGQACIAQTRILASRNRYDEVVDAVSAMVSAMPVGDPSDPATGIGPLVAQRQQQRVEDYIRIGIDEGAKPVVGGLDRPHKRGWYVAPTVFAGATNEMRIAREEIFGPVLTVIPYTDEADAIRIANDSDYGLAGTVWTADTEHGMDVARQVRAGTYGVNLFMIETSSPFGGFKSSGLGRELGPEGLSAYLEYKSIARLG
- the typA gene encoding translational GTPase TypA, with translation MPLNSRDDLRNIAIIAHVDHGKTTLVDAMLWQSGAFRVNQDVDDRVMDSNDLEREKGITILAKNTAVKHGGMTLNIIDTPGHADFGGEVERGLSMVDGVVLLVDASEGPLPQTRFVLRKAFAAKMPVILCINKVDRPDSRIKEVVDEVYELFMDLDATEEQIDFPIVYASAKAGRASLNRPEDAGMPDSEDLEPLFEVIKNTIPAPTYDPTAPLQAHVTNLDASSYLGRIALCRVHQGTIKKGQQVAWCRTDGTIQKVKITELLMTDALERKPAEEAGPGDIIAIAGIPDIMIGETLADPDDPRPLPLITVDEPAISMTIGTNTSPMVGRVKGSKVTARMVKDRLDKELIGNVSLRVLPTERPDAWEVQGRGELALAILVEQMRREGYELTVGKPQVVTKTVDGKLHEPVERVTIDCPEEYLGAITQLLAVRKGRMEHMTNHGTGWIRMEFVVPARGLIGFRTEFLTETRGTGIVNHVFEGYEPWFGELRTRNNGSLVADRSGPVTAFAMLNLQERGVLFVTPTTEVYEGMIIGENSRADDMDVNITKEKKLTNMRSSTSDTTETLIPPRQLSLEQALEFIREDECVEITPETVRIRKVVLDANARGRSAARAKRA
- a CDS encoding alpha/beta hydrolase, coding for MPLAPSFSVMFRTRDNVRIDAAHTPSRGADDLGIVLAHGFTGSLRERSTRRIAHVLSGFGGVISFDFRGHGRSGGESTVGDLEILDMDAAVRHARTIGYARVAVVGFSMGGAVAVRHAGVLGGVDAVTAVSAPARWYYRGTRPMRQVHWAIERPLGRWAARVGKRTRIMKGVWDPLPLAPYEAAAKISPTPLLVVHGDADAFFPLDHPHQIYEAAREPKELWIEPGYGHAESAATPELIRRIGEWTSTRS
- a CDS encoding coiled-coil domain-containing protein — encoded protein: MRSSRSATLGAVLALLLLTPVMAGATAQRVAKPNPEAELKKLTGEAAQLNKDYRGQVQSLEETRVQAGKATASAKSLKRALASAEADIARFAQTTYMGGVLDDGSLMSFDGDANLVLGQAATMSYLASQRATQLNRIKELIKDAKAAEKAADSKIAKLKKDITDLKNQRVRIERLLAKYGFQTPSGSDGLTARTVTMRNTVLQNFPMPYGYGCLRPGDPGDHGTGRACDFMMSSGGSLPTQDALERGNRLAQWAITNGNRFGVMYIIWQQKYYDVRTGAGWKLMSNRGGNTANHMDHVHISMF
- a CDS encoding superoxide dismutase family protein, with amino-acid sequence MHHKIQLALVSALGMGMVTAGPVSAASSPSPSGAPVPAAHADIKDVNGKNVGVMVVADAGGGKTKLAVMAKGLPPGYHGFHVHAVGVCDPASKDPATGSPFFSAGSHFTLQPGDHPDHSGDLPDLLVGQDGTGSTFMVTDRFSVDQLLDKDGSAVIAHALPDNQANIPDHYSHQGAEGPDATTLKTGDSGGRIACGVIIKR
- a CDS encoding acetate/propionate family kinase, with product MDQHQVLIFRGGDESGAAPGKGDIVGRVLVLNAGSSSVKYQIRSGAERLASGTVERIGEPGSPAADHEAALGIVAGELAERDLGFDSPELTAIGHRVVHGGTVFTEPTPITDEVVRGIEALIPLAPLHNPANLACIEVTRRLRPDLPQVAVFDTAFHATIPPAASTYAIDRETAVRLGIRRYGFHGTSHAYVSRKAALLAAGSPANVIVLHLGNGASASAVSAGRCVDTSMGMTPLEGLVMGTRSGDLDPEVIFHLSRREGLSIDEIDRLLNRRSGMLGLCGDNDMRAVQERVADGDPDAELALSVYCHRLRKYIGAYYAVLGAVDVIAFTGGVGENSAPVRERALTGLSALGIAVDPVRNGRGESLISPDGALVKVAVIPTDEEFEIAEQTLGVVERTNLE